One genomic segment of Penaeus chinensis breed Huanghai No. 1 chromosome 13, ASM1920278v2, whole genome shotgun sequence includes these proteins:
- the LOC125031460 gene encoding longitudinals lacking protein, isoforms H/M/V-like isoform X35, producing MASGLLSLKWNNHRTTFFHVLSTIRSKESYCDATIACDGKFYPVHKLVLSTCSDYFEQMFERTNCKHPIIVLKDIRHEDLEALLNYMYVGEVNVLQNELAGLIKAAECLMIKGLAVPDEAPTKESKRSSGSGKEDSPIAKRRKKDDEPRLSTTSVNQHVQRETRESPNVTSTQSQRHSASASIPTPSPTVSRTAPPPISPSPSIGSVSDAVSEDCSQGQNESDLPALSNAQDPKHGSGEQASSQSQQAVPEVILDEPGVKEEPQEVEEEVTETKEIIESQFSFDPLTESDSRTEAGGGGGNSSGSTGAPGYDPQIMGSQPQSMEELVAQAIPGSSGLQGNSVSLWEGDGSLQGFPMEGYSGDGSRPPQMVGGGPRGMRTIPLCPVCGHAARDNVDLRRHLRVHTGEKPFACPLCPYRATQNNNLKRHLAFKHQQNTGSL from the exons ATGGCGAGTGGTTTGTTGTCGCTGAAGTGGAATAACCACAGGACAACTTTCTTCCACGTCCTCTCCACTATCAGGAGCAAG gAGTCTTACTGTGATGCCACCATTGCCTGTGATGGGAAGTTTTACCCAGTCCATAAACTGGTGTTGTCAACATGTAGTGATTATTTTGAACAGATGTTTGAAAGGACAAACTGTAAACATCCTATTATAGTGTTGAAAGATATTAGACATGAGGACCTTGAGGCCCTCCTgaactatatgtatgtaggtgaagTGAATGTGTTACAAAATGAACTGGCAGGACTAATAAAAGCTGCAGAATGCCTAATGATAAAAGGATTAGCAGTGCCTGATGAAGCCCCAACTAAAGAATCAAAAAGAAGTTCGGGGAGTGGGAAAGAAGATAGTCCTAtagcgaaaagaagaaagaaagacgatgAACCTAGGTTATCAACCACCTCAGTTAACCAGCATGtacaaagagaaacaagagagtcGCCCAATGTGACCTCTACTCAATCCCAAAGACATTCAGCGAGTGCCTCCATTCCAACTCCTTCCCCTACAGTGTCCAGAACtgctccccctcctatctctccatcaccctcaATTGGTAGTGTCTCTGATGCTGTGTCTGAAGACTGTAGCCAAGGCCAGAATGAAAGTGATTTACCGGCCCTATCCAATGCACAGGATCCAAAGCATGGTAGTGGTGAGCAAGCATCTAGTCAATCGCAACAGGCTGTACCTGAG gtaaTATTAGACGAACCTGGTGTCAAAGAAGAACCCCAAGAAGTTGAAGAGGAAGTAACGGAAACAAAAGAGATAATAGAGTCCCAGTTTTCATTTGATCCCCTAACGGAAAGTGATTCTCGGACGGAagcaggtggtggaggtggtaatagCAGTGGGAGCACAGGTGCACCTGGTTATGATCCACAGATAATGGGTTCTCAGCCTCAGTCAATGGAAGAACTAGTTGCTCAAGCCATTCCAGGTTCCTCTGGATTACAGGGG AATTCCGTTTCCCTCTGGGAGGGAGACGGAAGTCTACAAGGCTTTCCTATGGAAGGCTATAGTGGAGATGGTTCTCGGCCACCTCAGATG GTGGGGGGAGGGCCACGTGGCATGAGGACGATCCCTTTGTGCCCAGTTTGTGGACATGCAGCCAGAGACAACGTGGATTTACGACGCCACCTGAGAGTTCATACAGGGGAGAAGCCCTTCGCCTGTCCACTGTGCCCTTATCGAGCTACTCAGAACAACAACTTGAAAAGACACCTGGCTTTCAAACACCAGCAGAACACTGGCAGCCTTTGA
- the LOC125031460 gene encoding longitudinals lacking protein, isoforms H/M/V-like isoform X36, with protein sequence MASGLLSLKWNNHRTTFFHVLSTIRSKESYCDATIACDGKFYPVHKLVLSTCSDYFEQMFERTNCKHPIIVLKDIRHEDLEALLNYMYVGEVNVLQNELAGLIKAAECLMIKGLAVPDEAPTKESKRSSGSGKEDSPIAKRRKKDDEPRLSTTSVNQHVQRETRESPNVTSTQSQRHSASASIPTPSPTVSRTAPPPISPSPSIGSVSDAVSEDCSQGQNESDLPALSNAQDPKHGSGEQASSQSQQAVPEVILDEPGVKEEPQEVEEEVTETKEIIESQFSFDPLTESDSRTEAGGGGGNSSGSTGAPGYDPQIMGSQPQSMEELVAQAIPGSSGLQGNSVSLWEGDGSLQGFPMEGYSGDGSRPPQMVPRPGQRGRTRMPQKCPLCGYAALDATTMRRHIRTHTGEKPFACELCSYRSTLKANLKRHIGNKHSSPQI encoded by the exons ATGGCGAGTGGTTTGTTGTCGCTGAAGTGGAATAACCACAGGACAACTTTCTTCCACGTCCTCTCCACTATCAGGAGCAAG gAGTCTTACTGTGATGCCACCATTGCCTGTGATGGGAAGTTTTACCCAGTCCATAAACTGGTGTTGTCAACATGTAGTGATTATTTTGAACAGATGTTTGAAAGGACAAACTGTAAACATCCTATTATAGTGTTGAAAGATATTAGACATGAGGACCTTGAGGCCCTCCTgaactatatgtatgtaggtgaagTGAATGTGTTACAAAATGAACTGGCAGGACTAATAAAAGCTGCAGAATGCCTAATGATAAAAGGATTAGCAGTGCCTGATGAAGCCCCAACTAAAGAATCAAAAAGAAGTTCGGGGAGTGGGAAAGAAGATAGTCCTAtagcgaaaagaagaaagaaagacgatgAACCTAGGTTATCAACCACCTCAGTTAACCAGCATGtacaaagagaaacaagagagtcGCCCAATGTGACCTCTACTCAATCCCAAAGACATTCAGCGAGTGCCTCCATTCCAACTCCTTCCCCTACAGTGTCCAGAACtgctccccctcctatctctccatcaccctcaATTGGTAGTGTCTCTGATGCTGTGTCTGAAGACTGTAGCCAAGGCCAGAATGAAAGTGATTTACCGGCCCTATCCAATGCACAGGATCCAAAGCATGGTAGTGGTGAGCAAGCATCTAGTCAATCGCAACAGGCTGTACCTGAG gtaaTATTAGACGAACCTGGTGTCAAAGAAGAACCCCAAGAAGTTGAAGAGGAAGTAACGGAAACAAAAGAGATAATAGAGTCCCAGTTTTCATTTGATCCCCTAACGGAAAGTGATTCTCGGACGGAagcaggtggtggaggtggtaatagCAGTGGGAGCACAGGTGCACCTGGTTATGATCCACAGATAATGGGTTCTCAGCCTCAGTCAATGGAAGAACTAGTTGCTCAAGCCATTCCAGGTTCCTCTGGATTACAGGGG AATTCCGTTTCCCTCTGGGAGGGAGACGGAAGTCTACAAGGCTTTCCTATGGAAGGCTATAGTGGAGATGGTTCTCGGCCACCTCAGATG GTACCCAGGCCTGGACAGAGAGGCAGAACCAGAATGCCACAGAAGTGTCCATTATGTGGCTATGCAGCTTTGGATGCTACTACCATGCGGcgtcacatacgcacacacactgggGAGAAACCATTTGCTTGTGAACTTTGTTCATACCGCTCTACTCTGAAGGCCAACCTCAAACGACATATTGGAAATAAACACAGTAGTCCTCAGATATGA